One stretch of Lucilia cuprina isolate Lc7/37 chromosome 6, ASM2204524v1, whole genome shotgun sequence DNA includes these proteins:
- the LOC111676032 gene encoding acidic leucine-rich nuclear phosphoprotein 32 family member A isoform X1, which produces MEKRIELERRARKANQITELNLDNCRSTSIVGLTDEYTALESLSLINVGLTTLKGFPKLPNLKKLELSDNRISNGLNYLHTSPKLQYLNLSGNKIKDLEALKPLEEFKHLAILDLFNNEATQIENYREKIFEMLPSLRFLDGFDCNDVEAPSEGDDEEDNLNYYDNDEDKQNAFTLNGLEIDLDELEEFEKRVKAKREAKLKQQQENNVTTNDQTTVNKTDNSAATELAEVDELDEYLKTLKLKEQKNEKEITSTTNTTNTTDSTMNSSNNVGTSANFVLLLYWFLAILNLASATFSNHDNESDEENDSEMYGSSDDEDNDVSLSEVYNDDLEEDEDEWDEENAAENDDDEDEDSDEDEANDSAVASNADKDAGEGNANAEETQARGKKRKHEG; this is translated from the exons ATGGAAAAAAGAATAGAATTGGAAAGACGCGCTCGTAAAGCTAATCAA attaCAGAATTAAATTTGGACAATTGCCGGAGTACAAGCATTGTTGGCCTTACCGATGAATATACAGCGTTGGAATCACTAAGTCTAATTAATGTTGGCCTTACAACATTAAAAGGTTTTCCCAAATTACCCAATTTAAAGAAACTGGAATTATCAGATAACAG aATATCAAATGGCCTCAATTATTTGCATACTAGCccaaaattacaatatttaaatttatccgGTAATAAAATCAAAGATTTAGAAGCCTTAAAACCTTTGGAagaatttaaacatttagcCATATtggatttatttaataatgaagcaacacaaattgaaaattatcgtgagaaaatttttgaaatgttgcCTTCATTAAGATTTTTAGATGG atttgattGTAATGATGTCGAGGCGCCTTCAGAAGGTGATGACGAGGAagacaatttaaattattatgataATGATGAGG ACAAACAAAATGCATTCACTTTAAATGGTTTAGAAATTGATTTGGATGAATTAGAAGAATTTGAAAAACGTGTCAAAGCTAAACGTGAAGCAAAATTAAAGCAGCAACAAGAAAATAATGTTACTACAAATGACCAAACAACGGTCAATAAGACGGACAACAGTGCTGCAACTGAGTTGGCAGAAGTTGATGAACtagatgaatatttaaaaactttaaaattaaaagaacagaaaaatgaaaaagagatAACATCTACGACAAATACTACTAATACTACTGATTCCACAATGAATTCTTCGAACAATGTAGGAACGTCggcaaattttgttcttttattatATTGGTTTTTAGCCATTTTAAATTTAGCCAGTGCCACATTTAGTAATC ATGACAATGAAAGTGATGAAGAAAATGATAGTGAAATGTATGGCAGTAGCGATGATGAGGATAATGATGTATCATTATCTGAG gtttataatgATGATTTAGAAGAGGATGAAGATGAATGGGATGAAGAAAATGCTGctgaaaatgatgatgatgaagatgaagaTAGTGATGAGGATGAGGCCAATGATTCAGCTGTAGCATCAAATGCTGATAAAGATGCTGGCGAGGGCAATGCTAATg CCGAAGAAACCCAGGCACGGGGTAAGAAAAGAAAGCATGAGGGTTAA
- the LOC111676032 gene encoding acidic leucine-rich nuclear phosphoprotein 32 family member A isoform X2, producing MEKRIELERRARKANQITELNLDNCRSTSIVGLTDEYTALESLSLINVGLTTLKGFPKLPNLKKLELSDNRISNGLNYLHTSPKLQYLNLSGNKIKDLEALKPLEEFKHLAILDLFNNEATQIENYREKIFEMLPSLRFLDGFDCNDVEAPSEGDDEEDNLNYYDNDEDDNESDEENDSEMYGSSDDEDNDVSLSEVYNDDLEEDEDEWDEENAAENDDDEDEDSDEDEANDSAVASNADKDAGEGNANAEETQARGKKRKHEG from the exons ATGGAAAAAAGAATAGAATTGGAAAGACGCGCTCGTAAAGCTAATCAA attaCAGAATTAAATTTGGACAATTGCCGGAGTACAAGCATTGTTGGCCTTACCGATGAATATACAGCGTTGGAATCACTAAGTCTAATTAATGTTGGCCTTACAACATTAAAAGGTTTTCCCAAATTACCCAATTTAAAGAAACTGGAATTATCAGATAACAG aATATCAAATGGCCTCAATTATTTGCATACTAGCccaaaattacaatatttaaatttatccgGTAATAAAATCAAAGATTTAGAAGCCTTAAAACCTTTGGAagaatttaaacatttagcCATATtggatttatttaataatgaagcaacacaaattgaaaattatcgtgagaaaatttttgaaatgttgcCTTCATTAAGATTTTTAGATGG atttgattGTAATGATGTCGAGGCGCCTTCAGAAGGTGATGACGAGGAagacaatttaaattattatgataATGATGAGG ATGACAATGAAAGTGATGAAGAAAATGATAGTGAAATGTATGGCAGTAGCGATGATGAGGATAATGATGTATCATTATCTGAG gtttataatgATGATTTAGAAGAGGATGAAGATGAATGGGATGAAGAAAATGCTGctgaaaatgatgatgatgaagatgaagaTAGTGATGAGGATGAGGCCAATGATTCAGCTGTAGCATCAAATGCTGATAAAGATGCTGGCGAGGGCAATGCTAATg CCGAAGAAACCCAGGCACGGGGTAAGAAAAGAAAGCATGAGGGTTAA